A genomic window from Sulfurospirillum multivorans DSM 12446 includes:
- a CDS encoding shikimate dehydrogenase, producing the protein MLLFSIFGDPVTHSISPRLHNTVLNALNLNGCYVRKTIKEPEKLLATFRAMNLQGANVTVPHKEVAYAQCDEVRGLAKEIGAVNTLVSEGARVIGYNTDAQGFYEAIKSFGYLRNALILGAGGTAKAIAMILKTHQIETTILNRSASRLAFFEAKGFTCNTWETFTCNAYDLIINTTSAGLKEEVFPCDKTLLETLFQDAKYAFDVIYNTPTPFLELARSHQLTCKDGKEMLLYQGVLAFNLFFSKHYDVKTIESLMRPAFDL; encoded by the coding sequence ATGTTACTCTTTAGTATTTTTGGCGATCCTGTTACCCATTCGATCTCCCCAAGACTGCATAACACCGTTTTGAACGCCTTAAACCTCAATGGCTGTTATGTGCGTAAAACCATTAAAGAGCCTGAAAAATTGCTGGCAACCTTTCGTGCGATGAATCTTCAAGGGGCAAATGTCACGGTGCCCCATAAAGAGGTAGCGTATGCCCAATGCGATGAAGTACGAGGGCTTGCCAAAGAGATTGGCGCGGTCAATACACTGGTCAGTGAAGGAGCACGCGTCATCGGCTACAACACAGATGCGCAGGGCTTTTACGAAGCGATTAAAAGCTTTGGGTATCTTCGCAATGCCCTGATTTTAGGAGCAGGAGGAACGGCAAAAGCGATTGCGATGATTTTAAAAACACACCAAATCGAAACCACCATTCTCAACCGCTCCGCCTCCAGACTCGCTTTTTTTGAAGCCAAAGGCTTTACATGTAACACATGGGAAACCTTTACATGTAACGCGTATGACCTCATCATCAACACCACCTCAGCAGGACTCAAAGAAGAAGTATTCCCGTGCGACAAAACCCTTTTAGAGACTCTGTTTCAAGACGCCAAATACGCTTTTGATGTGATCTACAACACACCAACCCCTTTTTTAGAACTGGCACGAAGCCATCAGCTTACATGTAAAGATGGCAAAGAGATGCTTTTGTACCAAGGGGTTCTTGCGTTTAACCTTTTCTTCTCCAAACATTATGACGTTAAAACGATCGAATCGTTGATGCGCCCTGCGTTTGATCTCTAA
- a CDS encoding methyl-accepting chemotaxis protein: MTIKLRLILTAILSVLVVALVIGVSFVTINAVQIKGDLYTKIILSKDLLADILPPPEYIIETRLITYAMLTSDRAQIAELKTKLLALKKDFMDRQGYWLESDVEPTMKQLVRNEIKNSALNYFEITEKEFLPAIDTHDLDKAQALVLGKLKTAYDTHRSYIDQLVILANQHAQNDEARADSALKTGFITLLLTALLGVFLLLAILGFTNTTILKNINRLKSIAASLASEQGDLSSRLPIESSDEIAQTSRNFNLLFDKFEHNVHLAKEEEQKIKEAHEQIHQHMKRSQLMISLTDLMSEGAIHGSLAIQSTMQTTIGTLQSILELNDQTSIVVQNVHQSTDQIISSMESIVVKIDDTRTNANGVKHSTQEIAQVIALIKDISDQTNLLALNAAIEAARAGEHGRGFAVVADEVRKLAERTQKATTEVEATINILKQNAETMVESSESTEAYVKSSVEEVECFKERLQELTTNADTIRRENLLISYDIFIELAKLDHIIFKLNAYNTLFKNDEKATFGDHHQCRLGKWYEMGDGKKAFSSVASYPLLEEPHHSVHEKVRASLACIAKGSCVEEAEKILENFRAVELKSKELFTILDHMVTEAKRL, encoded by the coding sequence ATGACCATCAAACTACGATTAATCCTTACAGCTATACTCAGCGTGCTCGTCGTGGCACTTGTGATTGGGGTCTCTTTTGTGACCATCAACGCCGTGCAAATCAAAGGCGATCTCTACACCAAAATTATCCTTTCCAAAGACCTGCTTGCCGACATTCTTCCTCCACCTGAGTATATCATCGAAACCCGTTTGATTACGTACGCGATGCTGACAAGCGACAGAGCGCAAATTGCCGAACTTAAAACAAAATTACTCGCGTTAAAGAAAGATTTTATGGACCGTCAAGGGTACTGGTTGGAGAGTGATGTTGAGCCAACGATGAAACAATTGGTGCGCAATGAGATCAAAAACTCCGCATTAAACTATTTTGAAATCACCGAAAAAGAGTTTCTGCCTGCCATCGACACCCACGATCTTGACAAAGCCCAAGCGTTGGTACTAGGGAAACTCAAAACCGCATATGACACACATAGAAGCTATATCGACCAACTGGTTATTCTCGCCAATCAGCACGCACAAAATGATGAGGCACGTGCCGATAGCGCACTTAAAACAGGATTTATAACCCTTTTACTAACCGCATTGTTAGGCGTTTTTCTTTTACTGGCTATTTTAGGATTTACTAATACTACGATTCTAAAGAACATCAACCGCCTCAAATCCATTGCAGCGTCTTTAGCCTCCGAACAAGGTGATCTCTCCAGCCGTTTACCCATTGAGAGCAGCGACGAAATCGCACAAACGTCTCGTAATTTCAACCTTCTTTTTGATAAATTTGAACACAATGTTCACCTTGCCAAAGAAGAAGAACAGAAGATAAAAGAGGCGCATGAGCAGATTCATCAACACATGAAACGCTCTCAGCTTATGATCTCACTTACCGACCTGATGAGTGAAGGGGCAATTCACGGAAGCCTTGCCATCCAATCTACGATGCAGACAACCATTGGAACGCTGCAGTCCATTTTAGAGCTGAATGACCAAACCTCCATCGTTGTTCAAAATGTTCACCAGAGTACCGATCAAATCATCTCCTCTATGGAGAGTATTGTTGTTAAGATCGATGATACCCGTACCAACGCCAATGGCGTTAAACACAGCACCCAAGAGATTGCGCAGGTCATTGCACTGATTAAAGATATTTCCGATCAAACCAACCTCTTAGCACTCAATGCGGCGATTGAAGCGGCGCGCGCAGGTGAACACGGGCGGGGATTTGCCGTCGTTGCCGATGAAGTGCGAAAATTGGCTGAACGTACGCAAAAAGCGACCACCGAAGTAGAAGCGACGATCAACATTTTGAAACAAAACGCCGAAACGATGGTGGAGAGCAGTGAAAGCACGGAAGCCTATGTCAAAAGCTCCGTTGAGGAGGTCGAATGCTTTAAAGAGAGGTTACAAGAGCTTACAACCAATGCCGATACCATTCGCCGTGAAAATCTTCTGATCTCCTATGATATTTTCATTGAACTTGCTAAACTTGACCATATTATCTTCAAACTCAATGCCTATAATACCCTCTTTAAAAATGATGAGAAAGCCACATTTGGAGACCATCATCAGTGTAGATTAGGTAAATGGTATGAAATGGGCGATGGCAAAAAAGCCTTTAGTTCTGTGGCAAGTTATCCACTTTTGGAAGAGCCTCACCACAGTGTCCATGAGAAGGTACGCGCCTCTTTAGCGTGCATTGCTAAAGGAAGTTGTGTTGAAGAAGCGGAGAAAATTTTAGAGAATTTCAGAGCAGTTGAGCTGAAAAGTAAAGAGCTTTTCACCATCCTCGATCACATGGTAACGGAGGCAAAAAGGCTTTAA
- a CDS encoding fatty acid--CoA ligase encodes MQLEHTLKNPYAHEYQLLIKNILNAPIYFDPNQEIVYRGEKRFTYATFKKRVHKLAHMLSALGVKKGDTVAVMDYDSHRYLECYFAIPMLGAILHTINIRLSPEQILYTIDHAEDDVILAHTDFLPVLEQIKGRLDVEHFIVLCDDEKMPPTSLHVKGEYEALLDKEPDFFEFPDFDENTRATTFYTTGTTGFPKGVYFTHRQLVLHTLGTLSTLGSAPHQGNFRQGDVYMPITPMFHVHAWGLPYVATMLGVKQVYPGRYIPDLLLELIDTEKVTFSHCVPTIMHMLFNSPKIHEVDLRGWKVMIGGAALPKAMCQEALKRGIDMFTGYGMSETCPILSIAQLTPEMLERDDDAQSDIRIKTGRSMALVEIHVVDETMQSLPQDGAHSGEIVVRSPWLTQGYFKDQKNSELLWHGGYLHTGDIATMDEKGYIKITDRMKDIIKVGGEWVSSLELEDIINRHPFVKEVAVIGINDDKWGERPLALVVKDPAKPLSDKELLLHAKEFINKGIMARESMLLKIKFVESIDKTSVGKIDKRELRKKYSH; translated from the coding sequence ATGCAACTTGAACATACCCTGAAAAACCCTTATGCGCATGAGTATCAACTCTTGATTAAAAACATTCTCAACGCTCCGATTTATTTCGATCCAAACCAAGAAATCGTCTATCGCGGTGAGAAGCGTTTTACCTACGCGACATTTAAAAAACGTGTGCATAAACTCGCCCATATGCTAAGCGCTCTTGGTGTGAAAAAAGGCGATACGGTAGCGGTGATGGATTATGATTCACACCGTTATTTGGAGTGCTATTTTGCGATTCCGATGCTAGGAGCTATTTTACACACGATCAATATTCGTCTCAGCCCAGAGCAGATTCTCTACACGATTGATCATGCGGAAGATGATGTGATCTTAGCCCATACCGACTTTTTGCCGGTCCTTGAGCAGATCAAAGGAAGGCTGGATGTGGAGCATTTTATTGTGCTATGCGATGATGAAAAAATGCCACCCACCTCTTTACATGTAAAAGGTGAATACGAAGCATTGCTAGACAAAGAACCCGATTTTTTTGAGTTTCCAGACTTTGATGAAAACACGCGTGCGACGACGTTTTATACGACAGGAACGACAGGATTTCCCAAAGGTGTCTACTTTACCCATCGCCAACTAGTGCTTCATACCTTAGGAACACTTTCGACACTCGGAAGCGCCCCACATCAAGGCAATTTTCGCCAAGGGGATGTTTATATGCCCATCACGCCGATGTTTCATGTCCATGCGTGGGGATTGCCCTATGTTGCGACGATGCTCGGGGTCAAACAGGTCTATCCAGGGCGTTACATTCCCGACCTGCTTTTGGAGCTGATCGACACAGAAAAAGTCACCTTTTCGCATTGCGTTCCGACTATTATGCACATGCTTTTTAATTCGCCTAAAATCCATGAGGTCGATCTACGTGGTTGGAAAGTCATGATTGGAGGAGCGGCACTTCCCAAAGCAATGTGCCAAGAAGCCCTTAAAAGAGGCATTGATATGTTTACAGGATACGGCATGAGCGAGACGTGTCCCATTTTAAGCATTGCACAGCTCACGCCTGAAATGTTAGAGAGGGATGATGATGCACAAAGCGACATTCGCATTAAAACGGGACGTTCCATGGCACTCGTGGAGATTCATGTGGTGGATGAAACGATGCAATCATTGCCTCAAGATGGTGCACATTCGGGTGAAATTGTCGTGCGCTCTCCGTGGCTCACACAAGGCTATTTTAAAGATCAAAAAAACTCTGAACTTCTCTGGCATGGCGGTTATCTGCATACAGGCGATATCGCCACCATGGATGAAAAAGGCTATATCAAGATCACGGATCGCATGAAAGACATTATCAAAGTGGGCGGGGAATGGGTCTCTTCGCTGGAGCTTGAAGACATCATCAACCGTCATCCTTTTGTTAAAGAGGTTGCCGTCATTGGTATCAATGATGATAAATGGGGAGAGCGGCCACTTGCACTTGTCGTGAAAGATCCCGCGAAGCCACTCAGCGATAAAGAGCTGCTGCTGCACGCTAAGGAATTTATTAACAAAGGGATTATGGCACGAGAAAGTATGCTCTTAAAAATAAAATTTGTCGAAAGCATCGATAAAACCAGCGTTGGGAAAATCGATAAAAGAGAACTGCGTAAGAAATACAGTCACTAA
- a CDS encoding DUF1882 domain-containing protein, with product MYTIDVSLIKMITDHYWIKRDNIVQKIDFGGRVFFDKYERIDQPLSNSIIKDHLDGKITVAHSLINRFDKVENIVFDYNGRNTERFWHRAQLLLREEGFINFTAYKSKTEDHLHLYVHKGHTTLQEGYQIAKMLSAKLSQKLPREWRMFPTQELPKEFNILALPYDLYQKERGASWSKHM from the coding sequence ATGTACACTATTGACGTCTCTCTTATTAAAATGATTACCGATCATTATTGGATCAAGCGTGACAACATTGTCCAAAAGATCGATTTTGGAGGGAGAGTCTTTTTTGATAAATATGAGCGTATTGATCAGCCTTTGAGCAACAGTATCATCAAAGATCATCTTGATGGAAAAATCACCGTTGCTCACTCGCTGATTAACCGCTTTGACAAAGTCGAAAACATCGTTTTTGACTATAACGGAAGAAATACCGAGCGATTTTGGCATAGGGCACAACTTTTGCTTAGAGAAGAAGGATTTATCAATTTTACGGCGTATAAAAGTAAAACGGAAGATCATCTACATCTGTATGTTCATAAAGGCCATACTACCTTGCAAGAGGGGTATCAGATCGCTAAAATGCTCTCAGCAAAGCTCTCCCAAAAGCTTCCGCGCGAGTGGAGGATGTTCCCGACACAGGAGCTTCCAAAAGAGTTTAACATTTTGGCATTGCCTTATGACTTATACCAAAAAGAGCGAGGCGCTTCTTGGTCGAAGCATATGTAG
- a CDS encoding anthranilate synthase component I family protein, with amino-acid sequence MLSSRKILFDQLTPITIFAKLQDYFKGELCFLFESAINNNDGNFSFLFIGARERLIHQNDIAVHIDEEGISHDLGANPFTFLKKRYAQLDKTLYQNYAKELGIGFVDGFIGYIGYDAVKIFEPRLRSHMDKLKDELHIPEIDLMRPKLVCTFSHKTNTLILTTFVPNIADQLDAIESTLKEPHIHIPIQTAVVDKSKSSFALSKEHFFEMVAQAKEMIRSGDVFQILMSNRFTQYAKIDRLSFYRILRQKNPSPYMFYLSYPKFAIIGSSPEVMVGLKDGRITLRPIAGTRKRGSTYEKDMAYEKEMLSDEKERAEHLMLIDLGRNDLGRVAHVGSVKVKEMMRVERYSHVMHMVSDIEAVLDAKYDMFDLFAATFTAGTMTGTPKIRAMELISDFEGLKRSFYSGAAGYFGFDGNMDSCIMIRTAYLDEEKIIFQAGGGIVADSKPELEYLEVTNKLGAMTSSLDDLKE; translated from the coding sequence GTGCTAAGCTCTCGTAAAATTCTTTTCGATCAGCTCACCCCGATTACGATCTTTGCAAAATTGCAGGATTATTTTAAAGGTGAGCTCTGCTTTTTGTTTGAAAGTGCCATCAACAACAACGATGGCAATTTTAGTTTTCTCTTTATTGGCGCACGTGAACGTCTCATTCATCAAAATGATATAGCGGTACATATCGATGAAGAGGGTATTTCACACGATTTAGGCGCTAATCCGTTTACATTTTTAAAAAAACGTTACGCGCAGCTGGATAAAACGCTCTACCAAAACTATGCCAAAGAGCTTGGGATTGGTTTTGTGGATGGCTTTATCGGCTACATTGGGTACGATGCTGTAAAGATTTTTGAGCCACGTTTACGCTCACATATGGACAAACTCAAAGATGAGCTTCACATCCCAGAAATCGACCTGATGCGCCCAAAACTGGTCTGTACCTTTTCGCATAAAACCAATACATTGATCCTAACCACCTTTGTTCCGAATATTGCCGATCAACTCGATGCCATTGAATCAACACTTAAAGAGCCACATATTCACATTCCGATTCAAACAGCCGTTGTCGATAAAAGCAAAAGCTCGTTTGCACTTTCCAAAGAGCACTTTTTCGAGATGGTCGCACAAGCCAAAGAGATGATTCGCAGTGGCGATGTTTTTCAGATTTTGATGTCCAATCGTTTTACACAATACGCAAAAATTGATCGTTTGAGTTTTTACCGTATTTTGCGCCAGAAAAATCCATCGCCGTATATGTTCTACCTCTCCTATCCCAAATTTGCGATCATTGGCAGTTCACCTGAAGTGATGGTTGGGCTAAAAGATGGACGCATTACCTTGCGTCCGATTGCAGGTACGCGCAAACGTGGATCGACATACGAAAAAGATATGGCGTACGAAAAAGAGATGCTGAGTGATGAAAAAGAGCGCGCTGAGCATTTGATGCTGATCGATCTTGGTCGTAACGATCTTGGTCGCGTGGCACATGTGGGCAGTGTGAAAGTTAAAGAGATGATGCGCGTGGAGCGTTATTCTCACGTGATGCACATGGTCAGCGACATTGAAGCAGTGCTCGATGCCAAATACGATATGTTCGATCTTTTTGCCGCAACCTTTACAGCAGGAACAATGACAGGAACGCCAAAAATTCGTGCAATGGAGCTTATTAGCGATTTTGAAGGGTTGAAGCGAAGTTTTTACAGTGGTGCTGCGGGTTATTTTGGATTTGATGGCAATATGGACAGCTGTATTATGATTCGAACCGCGTATCTCGATGAAGAAAAAATCATTTTCCAAGCAGGGGGTGGCATTGTGGCGGACAGTAAACCTGAGCTTGAATACCTCGAAGTGACCAATAAACTAGGAGCCATGACCAGCTCACTTGATGATCTGAAAGAGTAG
- a CDS encoding SPOR domain-containing protein: MENRNELSDIVLEKGDTKTLKMKRILILVAFLILVFLVALASMKVANKDEGKDTSKLILPPEPTQETQIPKDDQLFKQVPIIEENPKKESFEDMIKTLKEKEAQKQEEAKGTEAKPKESATTSATPPVKETLPKVKEETKKEATKTQPLLRSTEISDTPSGSANAGIYVQVGAVATTPDAKQLSDIKSKGFEYKLYPTVVNGNKVTKILIGPYAKSSDAESALVLIRSSVNKNAFIYRVK, from the coding sequence ATGGAAAATAGAAATGAGCTTAGTGATATTGTGTTAGAGAAAGGGGATACTAAGACCCTGAAGATGAAGCGTATCCTTATTTTAGTTGCTTTTTTGATTCTTGTCTTTTTAGTCGCACTCGCAAGCATGAAAGTAGCAAACAAAGACGAAGGCAAAGATACGTCTAAACTTATTTTACCGCCAGAGCCAACCCAAGAGACACAAATCCCTAAAGATGACCAACTCTTTAAGCAAGTGCCTATTATTGAGGAAAACCCTAAAAAAGAGAGTTTTGAAGATATGATCAAAACGCTCAAAGAGAAAGAGGCCCAAAAACAAGAAGAGGCAAAAGGAACTGAGGCTAAACCTAAAGAGTCAGCCACAACTTCTGCGACACCTCCTGTAAAAGAGACCCTTCCTAAAGTTAAAGAAGAGACTAAAAAAGAGGCAACCAAAACACAACCTCTGTTACGCAGTACAGAAATAAGCGATACGCCTTCTGGAAGTGCAAATGCAGGTATTTACGTTCAAGTAGGCGCCGTCGCAACCACGCCTGATGCGAAACAGCTCAGTGATATTAAGTCCAAAGGGTTTGAGTATAAACTCTACCCAACCGTGGTCAATGGCAATAAAGTGACGAAAATCTTGATTGGACCATATGCCAAATCAAGCGATGCGGAGAGTGCTTTGGTATTGATTCGCTCGAGTGTGAACAAAAACGCCTTTATTTACAGGGTGAAATAA